The following DNA comes from Thunnus thynnus chromosome 3, fThuThy2.1, whole genome shotgun sequence.
CCAGCCAGCGAAGTGGAAGGGGCTTCCCACCGACCACTGCACCAGGATGTGGCCCGTGTCGTTCTCGTACTTGCGGAAACCTGGCATGGTGTAGTATTCGCGACGGCGCAGTTTGATACCGTCACCATCGTAGACATCGCGGAGCATCCCCACCGTGCAGCCCGATACCACCTCGAGAGAGCCAAACTGCTTCCAGAAAAATCCATACAGTGACTGGATATGGAGAGATACAGTAACAgaaaaaatttaattataaaCAATACATAATGCAGTTCATTAGTTGTTGTCCACATAATCTTAATGGATTTGTAGACAAGTGATTCAAATGGAGATCAACTTCATGCATCACACACCCATCTGCAGTTCGACTGACCACACATTCGTattcataaacacaaacaagctaACATATCGCTGCTACCTTGCGCATGTGGATGGCGAAGGGCTCTGTCCAGCCATCAAACAACTTGAGGAATAGGAGGCCCTCATGTGCTGGGATTTCATCAGCGTCGTTGATGACGAAGACGTCGTCTGACCTGATGCCTACCACCCTGGACATGCCGTTGCGTGTCAGGAAGGTACGCAAGTAGTCATCAGCGATCCAGCCGTCCTGCCGACCGCCGTCTGGGAAGTGGTCGAGGAACACGTACAGGATCTTGTGACGTATGTAGTCATATGTACCATTAAGGAGGAGCTGCAGGAAACTGAGGAAGAGATTGCAGACgttataaatgttgttttgttgattcTTTAATTGAAGTGCAAAGAGGTCATGTTATATAGGATTGTTATAAAGACCATAACAATGGTTTTGCAGGTTTTTGCTGATTTACTACAAATCACCTTACATTGTAGCTGAACCTCATAAAAacactgctgttgtgttttagaTTTATCGATGCATTTTTCCTACCATTAGTTGGAAAAATGGTTCCTACCATTTGGACTGAAAATCAATTAGCAATGAATGAGCATCAAGTCTGCATTATTTTTGTcgtaaaagacaaaaatgtgaagTACACAATGAAGACCAACAGGTGATAAAGGTCCATGTTTGATAAATGATGCCTTTTAGCAGAGAAAATCCGCTGTCAGTACAGCAAACTCACTGGAAGAACAAGTCAATTAACCTGTTGATATGCATAGCGAAAGACACTGTTCACTGAATGTAGCCACTTTCATGCAGTGTCACATCCCATGATTGAACACACCAATCTCTCCCTCCAAGGCCGCGTGTAGAGTCAATCATGTCGCTCTTGTCATAATCTGCTGTAAAATTGCTCCCAAGGCATTTCATGTTGTTGCCAAAGGAACTTCACTGTAATTGTTATTCAGCACACTGATACTCAAGAAGCACGAAGGTTGGCTGCAAACAAAGACTGTAAGATGCAAACAGCAATGCAATGCACCATCAAAGTATCACAATTTGGCAAAAATTTGCAATTATTAGGATTTTGTGTAACTTTTGAATTCTACACTGATGAATATTACGAAAACCAGAGCATAAATTAGGTGTCTCCAGTGTACAGTAGGACCTCAACTGAACTCTTTTATCTATATTAAGACATGAGTATGACATGACCCtagttttataaaatatatactaCTCTCATGACTGGACTGCAATAAAAGTCCTTTACCTTTTTTAAATCCATCTTAAAGTTTGCTGAGCATGCGTGCCATTTTACAATGCAATGCTCAGGCACAAAGAGTCATCTACTGTTGGCTACAAAGCAGCTCAGTTGAGGATTACACATTTTGCTTAAATGCACATTGACCTCAAGGGCATGGCTCTTCATATCTCCACATGGTAATCCAGAAGACAGTGTCTCACCTCAGAGTCCGTTTCTCTCCATAGGCAGTAAAGTTGGATTCACAAACGAGGAACAGATCAACGGCTTGGGAGAGCTCATGAAAGCGTACGTGCAGCAGGTCAAACTCGTGGTTAACATTGATGGCGTTGATCACCCTTCTCGGAGTCTCTCTTGGCGTCAGCCGCTCCTTGGTGGGCAGATTAGAGTGGTACACCATGGTGGGAACTCCACAGTAAGGTCCGTGCCATCCCGGCCGACACACACACTTGACTAGCCGCTTCCCGTTGCCCCTAGCCCTCGCCTTGGCCTTTGGAGGGATGGAGGGCTGCTGCTGGACCTCCAGAGGTTTCCGTTGCCCAACAGCCCCTGCCCGACCACCTTCCCCAGCTCCATTGGCCGCAGCTCCCCCTGATTTCCCAGAGTACTCCTTTGGGGTCGCCACCTCCGTCCCCTGCCTGAAACAGAGGGCTCCAGCTTTGGTTCGGACAAAGTAAGGTGTTTTGTCATCTTGAAGCTGGTGAGTGCGGGTGTGGAGGTCTCCCATGGATTCTATAGAGTCTAGTACTTGATCCTTGACCACCCGGTGCTCTTTTCCCACTAATGGGACCTCTGGGAGGTCTGGTCCAGCAGGTTGGGCTGGATGGCTGGGGTTCCGTGGTTTCAGGTGGTCAGGAGGTTCAGCTCTCTCCTgaaaaggaagatgaagaagaaaaaagagggcAAAGGCAactttcatttaaaagaaataccCAACATCTGTACATCTCATTGTCATTAATTTAACAAATTGCACACAAAGAAACAGCTTGAAGTTTAGGTCGATAAGAAGTGCACACCTGAGAGATATTGATACAAAAGGAGGGATGTGGTGacaattttgaaacctaattaCATCTGAATGAATATACATGATAAAACgtaatattgtaatataaaatgtaataatgtaacaGAAGTTTACATGAAGCTTGCAAACAATTTGAAAGATGAGTGAATGATGATAGCACACAATGAATGACACACTTCAAGTTTCTGACTTATACGAGTTTTGCCCATTTTTAAAACTTAAGGAGATTTGAAGTTGGTGGTTTGTCAGGTCGTACCCCAACTACTTCTCTCTGTGGATTTTTTCGCTCAATAACAACGTCACAATACTTCTTCCTTTGCTCCAGAGGGACGAAACTAATAATTACTGCAGCCGCTAGAAGGCTTTGTcacatgaatgtaaacatatgctttttttggacatttgttTAGACATCTGAAGCTATTGTTTATtgtgggaggacagtctcagaGAAACGTGTGCACAATTCTTGAAATGTATGAAGAACACAGATTTATTTGAACAGCAAAGACAGTCAATAGCTAAAGGCCGTCAGGTCAGCTATTTAAAATACACTGGTTCTCAACATTGGTGCTTTGAGAAGCTGGTGAGGACATTTGTTATACTTTATCTTTGAAAGAGCCACAACTACATATGTGTTCACCTCATTGTGGAGCATTAACAGGTTACTAGGCAACCTTGTCAGTGACATTAAACACACTAAAATGGGAGTGAATGAAATGAGGGCAGTTAATGTTTACATAAAATCAATAATGCGTGAGGTAATATACCTCAagagggttaaaaaaaatatctcacCTCAAAGGGAACACCATTGTTAATTTCTATTCCTTATTTACATTCTCTCCTTTAATTTTAAAACGTGTACTGTATGAAACGAtattcttgttgtttttacacattttatttcatcaaaaCTAATGTGAAGGTTTATCAGCCTCACTCAGCTTCCTGTATTAGGTTAATGCTGCTTGTTCACATTTAAATTTTGAGGCTGATACCAATACGTAATGACATATCTGCTTCTTGTCATTTATCAGATGACACACAGTATAAACAGATAAgatatatctgcaataagctaatATTGGCCTTTTTATCATGACAGCGATCATTCATAAAAAACGCAtctacaaaacaagacatccgTCATTTTTTGCAGGCTGTGTGTCTTGGACCTGTAGTGTTAAATTGTACTTGTTGTTAAACCAGTCAGTTGTCGCCAAATCAGTTAGGACCAAAATCTTGGTCAACGCGGATATAACTAAAGTTGGTctcaacaaacactgaacattttgAGAAAGGTGGCAGGGTTGTTGTATTGCACTGTATTACACTGTAcaggtgtttctatttttctgatCACTCTGAGTACATAGAGTGATAGTAAATGTTTAATCATCTTACCTCATTTGGAGCGTCTCCCCGCTGGTTCTCTTCTGGTTTCTCCCAAGGATGAGGAGGCGCTGGCTCCTCCCTGAGCCTCATCTCTAGCCCTGCACTCCCAATGATTCCGGCACCACCAACCACAATACCCCCAATCCCCAAATCCATCCCTCCgccgccccctcctcctcccgcAGCACCCGCCACACCTCTAGCTTTGGTGTCCGATGGGCGGAGAACAGGTAGGGGAGGTGCCTCTTCAGGGGAGGCGGGGCTGAGCGGGGTCGCGGCCGCACCCTTCTCCCTCCAGAAGAAGCCGGTGACCATGATGAAGGACTTGATGTTGGGGTACGGGGCTGAGAGCTCACGCAGCAGGGAGACGTAGTGGAGGGCCTTGTAGTAGTGGAGGAAGGAGATGACACACAGGCCCACCGTGCACAGCAAGAACACCCTGTGCCGCCGCATTTTCATCctggaaagagaaggagggaggggacgGGTGGGGAAGGAGAGAAATGAAGAAACATGAGTCCGACTAATAACATCAAAAAACAATTTCCGTTTCCAAATAATCTCTTTATTCCTATCTGTACTATTTACCTCTGTGGGTGAAACACAATTAACTTAAGAGTAATTTCCTCAAgggttgttaaaaaaaagacacacacaaaaaaaaatcaatcaccACCCTTTGGATTTGGTAAAAGCACAGTCCAACTAACAGAAGGAAGGTGATAGCCTCAAGCGCTAACCAATTAGATAAAAAATGTTCACTATTTCTCCACTCAGACTGATGTTTTCTCCCCTGGTTACAGGAAAGTAGCTAAACTGGGGTAAAAAACttgttgaaatgaaaagcagGCTGGAATTATGAAACTTTTAACTGATTTTTACATGCAAGGCCCCTCATGGCTAATTGTTCTTTAATGTGGACAACTGAGTTAGCTTGATTTGATTGTGGATCATGAATGAGCCATGAGCCTGAATTTTTCAGCTTTACAGATGGATCTCTGttgacaaacagagaaacaagtAGAAGTGCTGATTTATTCACAATTTTGTTCCAAAACAGATCCTAAtctaaaacactgaaaaatggaTTGTTATTATGTATGAGTTGTGTAGAGATatacagagaaaagcagaaacagtgGAAAGAGTAAGAGTAGACTAAACACTAGCATGCTTATgctaagcaggtataatgtttaccacgTTCGCCATCTTTGTTAAGCGTAATAGCATGCAGTGTCATTAgttgttttgcaggtattgaTGACCAAAGTATGTGACAAGCAGAAACTCttgatgatggtggtagagGCagagttaagggatcaccaaagtgattacaattcaCCCTGAGGAGGACAGGAACGTCTGAACCCAATTTTGCTTAGATGACAATCTATCTGATAGTTGTTGAGGCATTTCATTGAAAACCTCTTACGTCAACCTCAAAGtagtgctagaggaaaagtgagGGAATCACCAATGTCAGTAGGATTCACCCTCTTGGTACAATGATTGTCTGTACAATATTGAGTGGTAATTCAGTGGTAGAcaaccactttggtccagattgagatatttcagcctggaccaaagtggtggtcTGACTATTCGATAGACCcacattgccatccatagagcaATGCCGCTCACATGGCTAATGAATAACACAGTGTTCAATATCACAAGGTGACACTGATCAACCACAGATCATCCTAATTTAATCCTGTGCATTCACCTCACATTTCCTCTCTGTTACAGTAAAAAGGGATTGAAATAGAGCACAAAAGTGGACTCGAGGCATCTGAAAGGGAACGCCTGTCTTGACTTTTGAGTGGGATTTCCTTTCTCGCCAGGCACAGGCAGTACGGTCAAGGAACGGGGACACTCAGTGCTTACGCAGCAAGATTTATTCTGGTGCTCTAATCCATCTTCAAAAAATGTCGGACATCTGAACACATTAAGCATACAATGTGCaggggaataaaaaaaacaaaacactaaggTAAAGAAAAGTGCCAGTGACCTCCCAGCGATGCATTGCATGAATCTGAAGTAGCTTGTTCAGCACAGCCCCCCCCCCGCCCTCGAGGGTCTCAACTACTGGATATGAAGAGAAAGGTGTAGAGAGAAGATGTGTGTAAAGAAGGGCAGGGGAAGAGAGATGTCTGGCTGAAGATgggggaggagaaagaggagagaggaggtggttGCGAGGAAGCATGGAGAGATGTGGTCcagtggagggaggagaggaatgaaTGAGGCATGAGCGGGAACCGAGAGGAGTGAACATGAAGGGagcagagatgaaaagagagagagagggggagagtcCTCTGTGAGAATACAACATTTCACAAGAATGTGCAGTGTTAACAAGACAACCACAAGTTCAAAAAGGTTAGCAGcttaaaaaaatcagatctgTAACTGTGAACACTGATTTCAAAGAAAAACTATCATTATCATACTGGTGTCAGTTCATACCTAATTTTTTATACTGATACCAAAAAGATTTGTAATTTTTGCTTCCTCACTTTGTGGAAtaacatttacaaaacaaacaaaagtttgcAAACATAGCACACAACTTTGgctcaataaaacataaactgaCAAGGTTATGACTGAAAAgtagctataatcaatatttcaatattgaCAATGGATCTCATTTCAACTGGTATGTAGAAGgggttgcttgtagtgacaaacacAATGATCGTCTAACAGTTTCCCACAGTTCTGCTTCACTGTTTCGGTTTACTCTCACCGCTTGCATAGCAAAATTTACCGCTACAGTAGAGGTGTCAAAGCTCTAAAAAAACCCCCACTGTATACTACGTGCCGAAAACACCAAGCAGCATACAGGTGAATAGCAGGTgagcatagtggagcatttagcagctaaagaaccagatatttctctcaggtgGGGGAGGGTCt
Coding sequences within:
- the mgat3b gene encoding beta-1,4-mannosyl-glycoprotein 4-beta-N-acetylglucosaminyltransferase isoform X2, translated to MKMRRHRVFLLCTVGLCVISFLHYYKALHYVSLLRELSAPYPNIKSFIMVTGFFWREKGAAATPLSPASPEEAPPLPVLRPSDTKARGVAGAAGGGGGGGGMDLGIGGIVVGGAGIIGSAGLEMRLREEPAPPHPWEKPEENQRGDAPNEERAEPPDHLKPRNPSHPAQPAGPDLPEVPLVGKEHRVVKDQVLDSIESMGDLHTRTHQLQDDKTPYFVRTKAGALCFRQGTEVATPKEYSGKSGGAAANGAGEGGRAGAVGQRKPLEVQQQPSIPPKAKARARGNGKRLVKCVCRPGWHGPYCGVPTMVYHSNLPTKERLTPRETPRRVINAINVNHEFDLLHVRFHELSQAVDLFLVCESNFTAYGEKRTLSFLQLLLNGTYDYIRHKILYVFLDHFPDGGRQDGWIADDYLRTFLTRNGMSRVVGIRSDDVFVINDADEIPAHEGLLFLKLFDGWTEPFAIHMRKSLYGFFWKQFGSLEVVSGCTVGMLRDVYDGDGIKLRRREYYTMPGFRKYENDTGHILVQWSVGSPFHFAGWHCSWCFTPEGIYLKLVSAQNGDFPRWGDYEDKRDLNYIRDLIRTGGWFDGSLQEYPPVDPKEHMYAPKYMLEHFNRYHYLLENPYSKVSRQSDG
- the mgat3b gene encoding beta-1,4-mannosyl-glycoprotein 4-beta-N-acetylglucosaminyltransferase isoform X1, which codes for MSWLRGTWASLNQQKKPTRCLQILCLMKMRRHRVFLLCTVGLCVISFLHYYKALHYVSLLRELSAPYPNIKSFIMVTGFFWREKGAAATPLSPASPEEAPPLPVLRPSDTKARGVAGAAGGGGGGGGMDLGIGGIVVGGAGIIGSAGLEMRLREEPAPPHPWEKPEENQRGDAPNEERAEPPDHLKPRNPSHPAQPAGPDLPEVPLVGKEHRVVKDQVLDSIESMGDLHTRTHQLQDDKTPYFVRTKAGALCFRQGTEVATPKEYSGKSGGAAANGAGEGGRAGAVGQRKPLEVQQQPSIPPKAKARARGNGKRLVKCVCRPGWHGPYCGVPTMVYHSNLPTKERLTPRETPRRVINAINVNHEFDLLHVRFHELSQAVDLFLVCESNFTAYGEKRTLSFLQLLLNGTYDYIRHKILYVFLDHFPDGGRQDGWIADDYLRTFLTRNGMSRVVGIRSDDVFVINDADEIPAHEGLLFLKLFDGWTEPFAIHMRKSLYGFFWKQFGSLEVVSGCTVGMLRDVYDGDGIKLRRREYYTMPGFRKYENDTGHILVQWSVGSPFHFAGWHCSWCFTPEGIYLKLVSAQNGDFPRWGDYEDKRDLNYIRDLIRTGGWFDGSLQEYPPVDPKEHMYAPKYMLEHFNRYHYLLENPYSKVSRQSDG